The Tubulanus polymorphus chromosome 3, tnTubPoly1.2, whole genome shotgun sequence nucleotide sequence TACTTCCAGagcaatttcataatttctggTTCAGGAAAGATGAATATGCTAGGCTGATaaatattatgagaatcatttcCACCATGACAATGCAAATCTTTGTGATTGGATTTTTTGTTTAACTGATAAAGCCCGGCCGTCCACAGGGCCGCTTAAAATTCCGAATTTATTCCCAATATGAATTATgtgtaaatattttatcatccaGATTTGAATTCATGTTCATAGCCAGTCCACCAGCTCGGTAAGCTCCTGTCCGTTCTCGAAAGTTTCCGAGTCGATCTTTACCCGAATAAAAACAAAGAATCTCGATATATTTTTTCGTCATCTTTAGTTCCAAGCTACTTGATACATTTTTCAGTAATCTCGAATAATTTTagtataaattatatattggGATTCCCTGCGTATTATGCAGCATGGACTCATGCACAATGCCGCCCTAACCGGCACGTGCGACCCCTTAAATTTGTTAAAGTGCTCTTCAATAAAGATTCTCATAAAAATACCGTCCGGCCCGCCACCAGCGCCCGCAAAATCCGACGTCCCGTCCTGTAATGAATTAGGATTTGAATCAATTGCCAAAGAGGCCGGTACGTTATATTGAATCAATTGCGAAAAAGGGGGCATTATATTGATTACCAAAAGGCATACGTTATATTGCCAAAAAGGGCATGTTATATTGTGAAAAAGGGCATGTTATATTGTCAAAAAGGCACGTTAATTTgccaaaaattcagaaaagggTTCCaaaatagttttaaaaattcctTGAATTAATCTCCAAACGTGAGGGCgcattcaatcattttcaatcatattACTGAAGTGCTCTAGACCCAATGACTATCAGCACgttcaatttgatgaaaaattccaAAAGGCACATTGAATTGCCAAGGGCACGTTAAATTaccaaaaattcagaaaagggATAAAAAAATAGTTGGCTCAAAACATGACTCCTCAATAACTGTcacaaaaagggcactttcaaattgcaataaatatttaaagtGGTATATTATTGCCTAAAATTCAGACAAGGGTTTTTTTGCTATTCTCTTGCCTCAGGTGCTCTGATAGGgcttcaaattaaaaaaaaatatcttggGAGGGGCCCCGGCGTCGACACTTGCTCCACGCGGCTATGACTAAACTACTCTGATGGAGCTGCATTATTTGGTGTTTCAATGAATTAGTATTCCCAAGACTATTAAGACACAGTCGAAACGCCTAACAAATAAATATTAGCTCATTGTCCACTATTTTCGTGggatttttgtttatttaaaGCCCAGTCaatttgggattcgaactagttagttacctaatcgttggtggtaagctttttataatcggatgagcttataccaacgttagggatgacaaggaccaaaacacggttgaaaaaagtaacacttaaaaaatatactttctattcacttcagtccacaattaatggcttaattcacaaacttacacaggtacctttcgaaataatccaattttatgaatGTTTCGAGtggttaatcaacattattttgagaaattaattaatttctccaccaatttcgccattggccgccatttctctgtattgcacatgtggcatgataagacaaggggacctacaaggatttatataaaacttccaagacgaaacgacaatttttatttttgatggttttccaacttatatttcaaatcttcgtgttttccaagataaataataaaacaataaattttTTGTAAACGCAAAATGggaaaaagtgttgatttcttaattttttcaatttcgtcgtttcgcttcgtgagtttgtgctgttgtcctggcctcagtccacaggtgccagcacctccagtaattttcaaaatggcagctgttgactggacggaaatttactctcactttacggctgatttgcacatggattaagatcgtcaggtgaggtgttataggtatcagacaaactacgaatctgttgtgcgtcgattacaacaaaaattagacggatatcttaagagacaatgaaatgccaggcaaattactcgtcagtcaaattggctgacgaagatttcatacaaaaatgaccttcccattcctgactgtggtttgtgaaaatatccgatcgtgaaactaaaccacagacaggttactgactagattcgaacctgatggcgcTTGCTCGGGTGTATACAAACTAAGACGCGCATACTGTAAATGACGCCGCGTACCACAGAGACGCGCTAAATTCATTTCCGGGTTGCTGTCATCCAATTTTCAAAGCCCTGTGCTGTTTGAAGTCTTCCTACGGCTGAATACAGTTTTATGAGCATGCAATGGACAGAATTGTAGAAGTCCAAGAAGAAAACAACACTTTATTGATTGATGATGCAGTACCTAGTGAGCTCTTGTTTCTTTTGATTGAGATTGAGAAGAAGGCCGAAAAACATCACCACAACCAGGGCTTgtcacaatttgatggaggatggatgataccagtatccctATATAAAAAAGAAGGAATACTATTACTAATCGAAGtggatccgcacctctcgtgattgacgcaatctgttgaatgacagaatccaggctaaaatctCTATACTCtctctagtgaagatatctgAAAATTAGCCATTGACAATatactgaattgctgatgacattttgaatcttaaacaatgatatttaagtaattgattgaaccgtttacgcggagaggtgcggatctgcacttttaccggtgaggctatatgtagttaaaacattcgaccGATTgtcagcgagctcggtggtctagtggtacgATGCTGtgctagtaatttactggcccgggttcgagtctcgctctatctgctatttttctctaactctattctccacactttccttgaattttctaagtcgtgcACCTCTGTACGCATGCGCGGCGTTAatcggccaatcagcgacagtTATTAGCGTACAGATCCTAGTCCCGTACGAATAGACTCCAGAGTAATCCGTACGGGTCCGTACGAGTAGCCACAGCGATTACTAATTAGTATCATCCATCctccatcaaattgtgacAAGCCCCTATTTAATTAATTCCGGGTTCGGATTCTCGAGTATCGGCAGTGCCGTGCGTTTAGAACTACGTCTCAACGCGCTGCGAGGGCGCTTGCGacataaaaacaaactttaaaTGCGAGTTAGGTCGGGCTGTCGACTACAGTCTCCTACGGCAGTTCCCCAGTGTGTCGACTACAGTCGCCTACGGCAAGTTAAGGGTTAATATTGGTTAAGTAAACTGGTGGCTGGATGGCATTGTAAAAATCAAAAGTCATTGATGCCGTGGTATTTGTCCACCAGTTAACTGGAcgagtcaattcaattcaataaagtgTTCTCCCAAGATAGGGCTATTTGCAAGGTTTGGTTGGGAATTCTTCCTAGCTCAGTATCTTGTCTCTGATGAAAAGAGTTGGCTTGTCGAAAATCTATCGCTGGCCACTTGAtccatatatttattatatagcagggtccctacgactccttgattccttgaaaactccttccaaacgaaaaatattttttaagcTCCTTGAGAATCCTTGAATTTGAGCAATATGCTCATaagtccttgaaaactccttgaattaTGAGAAATTGGCAACCAGAAAATTTttcggctttaggcctacctggTACTTATTATACATACAGATTCCCTCCGAAATAATTGGTTTACTAAGATAAGCAGTACCAATTGAGGAGGAGTCGACAGTAATTGAGAtgtgaaagtgatgcagacactccttgaaattttctctttgaaaagtcagaaattattaaagattattattacaaaattattagattatttttgTCATTTAATAATTGGAATTTATAcgtttttagaaattttttaatatttacAGTAAGCGATGTTTTGCCGATGCCTGATTTATCGAAAGAAGATTATCAGAAATATCCGGGATTCGTGAATCTGTTGAATTCGATCACTCACCATATCTCGGAGACCGGCATTTCTTACGACACCGTTGATGAAATTGCACAGGTATCTACGTACGCAGAGCTGACTACTATTTGAGAATAGTTTCTACTCTTTTAAGATCCCAACAactataagaatttcaaaataccCAAACCTAAAGGTCCCTTTAGAATCTTTATGAAGATACTCGTAGTTGAAAAATGCTTTTTCTGGCGGATTTTTTTTGCAGGCAAGAGAATCGTTGACGTTTCAAAAGCTGAAATGGATCAATGGTAATATTTTGTTGAATACAATTCACGAAATCGTCGAAGACCAAGAAATAGAAGACACATCTCAGCGACAGCAGTCTTCTAAGGTTGAGTAGTTGAATGAATATCTTTGATCTCAGCAGTTTCTTAAAATGAAAGGTTTTCAACGGATTATGGTCAACAGAAagtatttgaaaaatgttgaatgCGAAATGGACTTTTGGGTTCTATAGGCCTACTTGGGGGATTTGTTCTATTCTTAGCTCTTTAGTGTCGATCACATGAGTTTTTTTATTGAGCTGGACACACCATCTcagtagaaaaatgaatttaaagtatATTTGTTGGGTCATATGATAACGTATGGATTTGGGAGCCTAAAAATTCAGTTTGAAGTTCAGTTGAAAATGGACTGATTTTGACAACGAAAGACTGAGTATTCGACATGCCATCTGGCGGGGAAACCTGGCGTTGCACCTCCCCATTCTGTTAATTAACATAATTAGCATGTCTCAGCTATGACATTTATATCGATCCAGATTTGGATATTACGAAACCTGTGTGATACgtaaatttcactttttccCACAATATTCGTATTAACTAGATCCactgtattttgatagttTTCAGTAGCGGTGAAAGCGATGTTGAACAGCGCTGAATGTAGCGATTATCTAACGTGTCATCCAGATCCAACTTCCAACCTCACATTATTCAATCTCGATAAAGTCGATCTGCAACGTCTCAATAAGCAAGTAAGAGCAATCCTCTTGAATTCTTATTCATTTGAATAGAAGGATGATTTAACCTCTGTGATATGTCAGTAACCTCTGTGTGTATGTCtgtagaatatgatacagggTCCatacaactccttgattccttgacGACTCTTTCTAAACAGAAAAAGCTTTTATAAGTGAtttgatttgagcaaaatgcccgAAAACTCCTTTAAAAACACAGTTTTGAGAAGTAGGCAATTAGAGATGTTTCTAGTTATAAAGTAAATTACGCCTTAATAGATACAGTTGGGACCAGGATTCTTTTTACCCAATTGGGTGGTTGCCGAAATGGAAACCGAGGTTAGTTTGTGTATAGGATagaaatttgcttacaaaGCCACCAAATTATTGGTTTACCAAGATAAAcggtaccgatttaggagtaACCTATAGTAATCGGGTATGAAAGTGTGAATGTGGATACCTTCTTattaaaaactccttatatccaggaatgactgatctccAGGAAGCCTCTTATAGTAACGTTCATATTTTCCATTAAACTGGATTGTTGGTCCCAAATAATCCGGGTTTGAACTTTATGTAAATCAGTGATTTTATGTCAAAACATACAGTCCTAAATGCTGATTCCCTTTgatgtttatacatgtatttctcaATTGAGGAATTCTGTTGCTTTACTGCATAATCGATATCGTACGTTTTAATATGATTTGTAGGAATATGAGTCGGTGAAAAGTGAGCTGATGAGTGAAATTCGCAAACGTTTGGAACTGAAAGTTCGTCGTTTGATACAATTTCATCTGCCGCAGCAAACTGAAGGCATTTGTTCGGCGGAAGGTTTCAGTCGTTCGATTATTAACGACGTTAGTCAATTGCAACAACAAAAAGATTTAGTGAAAGGAGAAATTAAACTTCGGCATAATTTATTGGAAGTTTATCACAAGGTACGTTGGCGGTGGTGGGTGCattcattaaccctttcagtgctcaCTAATtgataccctatagtgctggagataatttgaaaattctaaaaaattccaccctagtgtgttgaataacgggaataccactatagtgcgtctacactgcggtgcggtgtatcgttagttactagtatttcactatgtttgacacgtgctgccatttttcaagagagataattactaattacatcaatacaccgcagtgcggtgtactagcaaaatctttcACTGATATagacaccgcactgcagtgtagacgcactgaaagggttaaggaatATGTGTACTGGCAGGCTGTAGCTGGGGACGAGTTAACCTATGCTAACCTTGCTTACCACTAATTTCCTACTGACTCAGAAATAGTTTACCGAATCGCCTTGTTCATgcctgtatatatatacgggTATTCGAACTTCGCCTAATGAAAAACCTCCGAAAGCGTGAAGCGTAATATTCCTAGAATTCCTGGAAGTATGCGGTTTCACTATTGTATCAACATAAGTAAACTAgaacaaattcaattaatctAGGCCTATATTTTTAATGGAGTAACATGACGATctaatcatggactctaaaacgagaCTCTGTGATCTTACTCGGCGGTTACCGTACGAGTATTCGAGAATTTTTGCACGCAGTGAGCTTGTGCAACAACAGCTAATTAGTTGAAAACAATTTTCGTGGCCCCAATAAACACCGAAGTTGCGTTGAATCAAAAACTGGACATTGCTTGGCTGGAAACACCCATCAGAACTTTTGAACAGTTCAGAAGTTCTCGGAGGACGTGTTGCATGAAGACGTTTCGGGTGTATacgtatatgaaatattggacAGATTTTCAACGTGAACCCGCATCTTAGAACCATTGCGATGCAGAATATGGTGAATTGAAATCCATTACTGTGGAACCTTGTTATAACTACCTTGGAATGTAATGATTTCTCAGTTGATAAAAACTACATTTCGTCCTagattttttgattttgattatttcatacCGGATATAACGAGCTATTGGTTGAAAACTATCGTGCACATTTCGATATTGAATTGTAGATATGTATCTTTATAATGACTTGTATTGAGGTGacataacgaacatatttctCGATCCCTGATGTTTGTTGTagcgaggttccactgtattttcaattatcacCGAGCGGGATAACAAAAATAATTGGTCCCAATTGATTCGAGTTAGTAGGAGttaactgtatatatatatatatatcgtaaTTGTTTTTAGGTTGTGATGAAATCTATTCGTAATGTCGAAGAATTAATCAGCAcgtataaattgaaatttcaactCAACTCCGACAAAAccaactgtgattggctgttagCTAAAGGTGAAGGTCTAATGCTTAAATTGAAGTAAGTAAATTAGGCTACGCAGTGGATTTAACTTACGCTAACTGTTATGTATCGATACATTATAGTTAGTGGGACTTTCATTACTGTTTT carries:
- the LOC141902462 gene encoding HAUS augmin-like complex subunit 4 isoform X1; protein product: MDRIVEVQEENNTLLIDDAVPISDVLPMPDLSKEDYQKYPGFVNLLNSITHHISETGISYDTVDEIAQARESLTFQKLKWINGNILLNTIHEIVEDQEIEDTSQRQQSSKFSVAVKAMLNSAECSDYLTCHPDPTSNLTLFNLDKVDLQRLNKQEYESVKSELMSEIRKRLELKVRRLIQFHLPQQTEGICSAEGFSRSIINDVSQLQQQKDLVKGEIKLRHNLLEVYHKVVMKSIRNVEELISTYKLKFQLNSDKTNCDWLLAKGEGLMLKLKKLECERLYYTYCQNDYEPAKVLGKIERELDQRIEKKLSDLDDMTKVIEAYQSVGMGFDELVNEYSKLKQHYDMQKLALTDLALNMAS
- the LOC141902462 gene encoding HAUS augmin-like complex subunit 4 isoform X2; amino-acid sequence: MPDLSKEDYQKYPGFVNLLNSITHHISETGISYDTVDEIAQARESLTFQKLKWINGNILLNTIHEIVEDQEIEDTSQRQQSSKFSVAVKAMLNSAECSDYLTCHPDPTSNLTLFNLDKVDLQRLNKQEYESVKSELMSEIRKRLELKVRRLIQFHLPQQTEGICSAEGFSRSIINDVSQLQQQKDLVKGEIKLRHNLLEVYHKVVMKSIRNVEELISTYKLKFQLNSDKTNCDWLLAKGEGLMLKLKKLECERLYYTYCQNDYEPAKVLGKIERELDQRIEKKLSDLDDMTKVIEAYQSVGMGFDELVNEYSKLKQHYDMQKLALTDLALNMAS